Proteins encoded within one genomic window of Camelina sativa cultivar DH55 chromosome 19, Cs, whole genome shotgun sequence:
- the LOC104765466 gene encoding probable inactive ATP-dependent zinc metalloprotease FTSHI 2, chloroplastic — protein sequence MACRFPLHSSPSSQFLSLENRQRFTRNYPSISCQTNSATNDVHDDGDENEKSKSTQVNLLAIPITLTVISASLAQPSLAAAKVSERKRTQKKPQEALTLEQLKAWSKDLPVVSNRIPYTDILSLKAEGKLKHVIKPPTLTFRQKAEPVFVVLEDSRVLRTVLPSLDGNKRFWEQWDELGIDVACVNAYTPPVKRPPVPSPYLGFLWRVPAYMLTWVKPKKESKRAAELKKMREGFKRQRKEELERMNEEREMMEKKMRAQKKQQERKKRKAVRKKKYEESLREARRNYRDMADMWAKLAQDPNVATALGLVFFYIFYRVVVLNYRKQKKDYEDRLKIEKAEADERKKMRELEREMEGIEEEDEEGEEGTGEKNPYLQMAMQFMKSGARVRRASNKRLPEYLERGVDVKFTDVAGLGKIRLELEEIVKFFTHGEMYRRRGVKIPGGILLCGPPGVGKTLLAKAVAGEAGVNFFSISASQFVEIYVGVGASRVRALYQEARENAPSVVFIDELDAVGRERGLIKGSGGQERDATLNQLLVSLDGFEGRGEVITIASTNRPDILDPALVRPGRFDRKIFIPKPGLIGRMEILQVHARKKPMAEDLDYMAVASMTDGMVGAELANIVEIAAINMMRDGRTELTTDDLLQAAQIEERGMLDRKDRSSETWRQVAINEAAMAVVAVNFPDMKNIEFLTINPRAGRELGYVRVKMDHIKFNEGMLSRQSILDHITVQLVPRAADELWYGEDQLSTIWAETSDNARSAARSLVLGGLSDKHHGLNNFWVADRINDIDTEALRILNMCYERAKEILGRNRTLMDEVVGKLVQKKSLTKQEFFTLVELYGSIKTMPPSILELRKIKRLELEEKVMKLDMTTARNSS from the exons ATGGCTTGTCGTTTTCCTCTGCATTCGTCACCATCTTCTCAATTCCTTTCACTGGAGAACCGTCAGAGATTCACCAGAAACTACCCTTCAATTTCATGCCAAACCAATTCAGCTACGAACGATGTtcatgatgatggtgatgagaaCGAGAAATCCAAATCAACCCAAGTCAATCTTCTCGCAATACCCATTACTCTCACTGTAATCTCCGCTTCACTGGCGCAACCGTCACTCGCGGCGGCGAAGGtatcagagagaaagagaactcAGAAGAAACCTCAGGAGGCTTTAACTCTTGAGCAGCTTAAAGCTTGGTCTAAAGATCTTCCTGTAGTTTCGAATCGTATACCTTATACTGACATTTTGAGCTTAAAAGCTGAAGGTAAGCTTAAGCATGTGATAAAGCCTCCTACTTTAACTTTTCGGCAAAAGGCAGAGcctgtgtttgttgttttagaGGATTCTAGAGTATTGAGGACTGTGTTGCCTTCTTTGGATGGTAATAAGAGGTTTTGGGAACAGTGGGATGAGTTAGGGATCGATGTTGCGTGTGTTAATGCTTATACTCCTCCGGTTAAGAGGCCTCCAGTGCCGTCTCcttatttagggtttttgtggAGAGTGCCTGCTTATATGTTAACATGGGTTAAGCCAAAGAAGGAGTCTAAACGTGCTGCTGAGTTGAAGAAAATGAGGGAGGGTTTCAAGAGGCAGAGGAAGGAGGAGCTTGAGAGGATGAATGAGGAAAGAGAGATGATGGAAAAGAAAATGAGGGCGCAGAAGAAACAacaggagaggaagaaaagGAAAGCTGTTAGGAAGAAGAAGTACGAGGAATCTTTGCGTGAGGCGAGGAGAAACTATCGAGATATGGCGGATATGTGGGCAAAATTAGCTCAGGATCCTAATGTGGCTACTGCTCTTGGATTGGTGTTCTTTTATATATTCTATCGTGTGGTGGTGCTTAACTATAGGAAGCAAAAGAAGGATTATGAAGATAGGTTGAAGATCGAGAAGGCAGAAGCAGATGAGAGGAAGAAAATGAGGGAGTTGGAGAGGGAGATGGAAGGtattgaggaagaggatgaggagGGTGAAGAAGGAACAGGTGAGAAAAATCCATACTTACAGATGGCAATGCAGTTCATGAAATCAGGCGCACGTGTGAGAAGAGCATCAAATAAGAGGCTACCTGAGTATCTGGAAAGGGGTGTGGATGTGAAATTTACTGATGTTGCTGGGCTTGGGAAGATTCGTCTTGAACTCGAGGAAATCGTTAAGTTTTTTACTCATGGAGAGATGTACCGCAGGAGAGGTGTCAAGATTCCAG GTGGTATTCTTTTATGCGGGCCTCCTGGGGTGGGTAAAACTCTACTGGCAAAAGCTGTAGCTGGCGAAGCAGGAGTGAACTTTTTCTCTATCTCTGCGTCTCAGTTTGTGGAAATATATGTTGGTGTCGGTGCTTCTCGTGTCAGAGCATTGTATCAGGAAGCTAGAGAGAAT GCTCCATCTGTGGTCTTCATTGATGAATTAGATGCTGTTGGAAGGGAGCGTGGTTTAATAAAGGGTTCTGGAGGACAAGAAAGGGATGCCACTCTTAATCAG CTCCTTGTTTCTTTAGATGGTTTTGAAGGAAGGGGAGAGGTCATTACCATCGCTTCCACAAACAGACCAGATATTCTAGATCCTGCGCTTGTGAGGCCTGGAAGGTTTGACCGCAAAATATTTATCCCTAAACCTGGTCTTATTGGACGGATGGAAATTTTGCAG gTCCATGCTCGTAAGAAGCCAATGGCTGAAGATTTGGACTATATGGCAGTTGCTAGCATGACAGATGGCATGGTTGGAGCAGAGCTTGCCAATATCGTTGAGATAGCAGCAATTAATATGATGCGTGATGGAAGAACAGAG TTAACAACAGATGATTTGCTTCAAGCTGCACAAATAGAAGAAAGAGGAATGTTAGATAGAAAAGACAGAAGCTCCGAGACATGGCGACAAGTAGCTATAAATGAAGCTGCTATGGCTGTTGTAGCAGTGAACTTTCCTGATATGAAGAATATAGAATTT CTGACAATCAACCCTAGAGCTGGTAGAGAATTGGGTTATGTCCGGGTGAAGATGGATCATATCAAATTTAACGAAGGGATGCTTAG CCGACAATCCATCTTGGATCATATCACTGTTCAGTTAGTACCTCGAGCTGCAGATGAACTATGGTATGGTGAAGATCAG TTAAGCACGATATGGGCTGAAACATCGGATAACGCAAGGTCAGCTGCTCGATCATTGGTTCTCGGTGGTCTTTCTGATAAGCATCATGGCTTGAATAACTTCTGGGTAGCTGATCGAATTAAC gatattgataCGGAGGCATTGCGGATATTGAACATGTGTTACGAGCGTGCTAAAGAG ATTCTTGGAAGGAACCGGACGCTCATGGACGAGGTGGTAGGGAAACTGGTTCAAAAGAAAAGTCTTACGAAACAAGAATTCTTCACTCTTGTTGAGCTCTATGGCTCCATCAAAACAATGCCACCAAGCATCCTTGAACTCAGGAAAATCAAACGGCTTGAGCTTGAAGAGAAAGTGATGAAACTGGACATGACTACCGCGAGAAACAGTTCATAA
- the LOC104765467 gene encoding CASP-like protein 3A1, whose product MAKAAEQKQKSTVVTEEKKLDIRDVVHTATTYGRRRNDVAMVALRAMCMAVSAVAVTLTVTARETSMTTLYGFEFQLHAVWSLSDSLIYLVVVSSATVLYSLLQLITSGTRLMRKSPVIPTRTQAWFCFVADQIFGYAMVSGGSAALGVTNMNRTGIRHMPLPNFCKSLGFFCDHLAFSVVFSLFAFLLLAASSVLDVLRLSRDR is encoded by the exons ATGGCGAAAGCAGCAGAGCAGAAACAAAAGTCGACCGTTGTGACTGAAGAAAAGAAGCTTGATATCCGCGACGTGGTGCACACAGCCACCACTTACGGCAGAAGACGCAATGACGTGGCAATGGTTGCGCTAAGAGCTATGTGCATGGCTGTATCGGCGGTTGCTGTGACGTTAACGGTGACGGCACGCGAGACTAGCATGACCACTCTCTACGGTTTCGAGTTTCAGCTCCACGCCGTTTGGTCTCTCTCAGATTCTCTAAT ATATCTAGTGGTGGTTTCATCTGCGACGGTTCTTTACTCGTTGCTCCAACTTATCACAAGTGGAACAAGACTGATGAGAAAATCTCCTGTGATCCCGACAAGAACACAAGCATGGTTTTGCTTCGTTGCAGATCAGATATTTGGATACGCGATGGTGAGTGGAGGATCTGCGGCTCTAGGAGTAACGAATATGAACAGAACAGGAATCAGACAC ATGCCTCTTCCAAACTTCTGCAAATCTCTCGGTTTCTTCTGTGACCATCTCGCATTCTCCGTCGTCTTCTCATTGTTCGCGTTTCTCCTCCTCGCCGCTTCTTCCGTTCTCGACGTTCTCCGTCTCTCACGCGACCGTTAG
- the LOC104765468 gene encoding nuclear pore complex protein NUP35 translates to MSTTAHRTPKSGRQSLLFQDLASPVSARRGKFSSPGQAAAVSALWRENFGGSDLPPPPMYTLDDRSDFSPESGIADYSASPDAKSDKRTPFQSSGKNIVTPGKGKLEASPSFSLLNAQQSGSPSWWSQSKAGGSSSMEQDDKGKGSPVEGVVQPGALVTLPPPREVARPEVQRQIIPTGNLDEEEWVTVYGFSPGDTNLVLREFEKCGMILKHVPGPSNANWMHILYQNRSDAHKALNKGGMMINGVVIVGVKPVDPIQKQALNERLNNQGFTPLPPPLSTRDTARPSSRLQYLQNGSAFSPQTSGGAMASPSRSMVAKVYDLMFGV, encoded by the exons ATGAGTACTACAGCTCACAGGACTCCAAAATCAGGGAGGCAGTCTCTGCTTTTTCAAGATTTAGCTTCTCCTGTTTCAGCACGGAGAGGGAAATTCTCAAGCCCGGGACAAGCAGCTGCTGTATCTGCACTATGGCGTGAGAATTTCGGAGGATCAGATCTTCCACCACCTCCAATGTATACTTTGGATGACCGGTCTGATTTCTCTCCTGAGTCAGGTATTGCAGACTACTCAGCGTCTCCAGATGCGAAATCTGACAAGAGAACGCCTTTCCAGAGTTCTGGGAAAAATATTGTAACTCCTGGTAAAGGGAAGTTGGAAGCAAGCCCGTCTTTTTCTCTACTGAATGCACAACAGAGTGGGAGTCCGAGTTGGTGGTCGCAGTCAAAGGCTGGTGGTAGTAGTAGTATGGAGCAGGATGATAAAGGGAAGGGATCTCCTGTTGAAGGTGTGGTTCAGCCTGGTGCATTGGTTACTCTTCCGCCGCCAAGAGAAGTTGCTAGGCCAGAGGTTCAGAGGCAGATCATACCTACTGGAAACCTTGATGAGGAAGAGTGGGTCACTGTCTACGG ATTTTCTCCAGGTGATACAAATTTGGTACTACGGGAGTTTGAAAAGTGTGGTATGATCTTGAAACATGTTCCTGGTCCAAGCAATGCCAACTGGATGCACATCCTTTACCAG AACCGGTCTGATGCACATAAAGCGCTGAACAAAGGTGGGATGATGATAAACGGAGTGGTAATAGTAGGAGTGAAGCCAGTAGACCCGATACAGAAGCAAGCGTTAAACGAGAGACTCAACAACCAAGGATTCACGCCTCTACCTCCACCATTATCCACCAGAGACACTGCTCGACCCTCATCTCGTCTTCAGTACTTGCAAAACGGTAGCGCTTTCTCCCCTCAAACCAGCGGTGGTGCTATGGCCTCCCCATCGAGGTCGATGGTCGCAAAGGTCTACGACTTGATGTTCGGTGTTTAA
- the LOC104765469 gene encoding cell division cycle protein 27 homolog A, whose translation MENLLANCVEKNLSQFMFTNAIFFCERLLAEFPSEVNLQLLARCYLSNSQAYSAYYILKGSKTPQSRYLFAFSCFKLDLLGEAETALLPSEDYVDEVPGGAAGHYLLGLVYRYAGRKNSSIEQFRMALSFDPLCWEAYRELCSLGAAEEASTVFGNSAFQRLQETFVTQRINFSEGANIDQLTDSDKASRDTSLWRTEHVPGENQQDPKIRQLGADIPPDTDRQLNTNGWDLNTPSPVISQVLDAPPPLLHKNMLRSAVEGSLMSVHGGRRIKFSEEMSAEATEGSGRRRSARIAARKKIPMSQSFGKDSYRLHLSPSESNCVPSPSSMIEKCRIQSSKEATTSGQSISDIGSSVDDEENKNPSESSPDSSSLISGISEVLNLLKILGNGHRHLLMYNCQEALLVYQKLSLKQYNTHWVLVQVGKAYFELQDYFNADSTFTLAHQKYPYALEGMDTYSTVLYHLKEEMRLGYLAQELISVDRLSPESWCAVGNCYSLRKDHDSALKMFQRAIQLNERFTYAHTLCGHEFAALEDFEGAERCYRRALSIDTRHYNAWYGLGMTYLHLEKFEFAQHQFQLALKINPRSSIIMCYYGIALHESKKNDEALNMMEKARLTDAKNPLPKYYKANILASLGDYHKAQKVLEELKECAPQESSVHALLGNIYKQLKLYDKAVLHFGTALDLNPSPSDAVKIKAYMERLVIPDELAMEENL comes from the exons ATGGAGAATCTACTGGCGAATTGTGTCGAGAAGAACCTTAGCCAGTTTATGTTCACAAATGCCATCTTCTTCTGCGAACGTCTCCTCGCTGAATTCCCCTCTGAG GTGAACTTGCAATTGTTAGCTAGGTGTTATTTGAGTAACAGTCAAGCTTATAGTGCTTATTATATCCTCAAAG GTTCGAAAACGCCTCAGTCACGGTACTTATTTGCATTCTCATGCTTTAAGTTGGATCTTCTTGGAGAGGCTGAAACCGCATTGTTGCCTAGTGAAGATTATGTTGATGAA GTTCCTGGTGGTGCAGCTGGGCATTATCTTCTTGGTCTTGTATATAG ATATGCTGGGAGGAAGAACAGCTCAATAGAACAGTTTAGGATGGCATTGTCATTTGATCCATTGTGTTGGGAAGCATATAGAGAACTTTGTAGTTTAG GTGCCGCTGAAGAAGCCTCAACGGTTTTCGGAAATAGTGCTTTCCAGCGTCTTCAGGAAACTTTTGTCACGCAAAGAATAAACTTCTCAGAAGGAGCAAACATAGACCAGCTTACAGATTCTGATAAGGCCTCAAGAGATACAAGTTTATGGCGAACAGAACATGTTCCAGGAGAGAACCAACAAGATCCGAAAATTAGGCAGCTTGGAGCAGATATTCCGCCAGATACTGACAGGCAACTTAATACAAATGGATGGGACTTGAACACACCTTCTCCGGTGATTTCACAG GTATTGGATGCTCCACCACCTCTGCTTCATAAGAATATGCTTCGTTCAGCAGTGGAAGGATCTTTGATGTCTGTACATGGAGGGCGCCGAATAAAATTTAGTGAAGAAATGTCAGCAGAG GCTACAGAAGGGTCTGGCCGTCGCCGTAGTGCTAGAATAGCAGCAAGGAAAAAGATTCCTATGTCGCAGTCATTTGGTAAAGATTCCTATCGGTTACATCTTTCACCTTCCGAGTCAAACTGTGTACCTTCTCCTTCCTCGATGATTGAAAAATGCCGAATCCAAAGCAGCAAGGAAG CGACAACGTCAGGCCAGTCTATAAGTGACATTGGAAGCTCTGTTGATGATgaggaaaataaaaatcctaGTGAATCTTCCCCTGATAGTTCCAGCCTCATTTCTGGAATCTCGGAAGTGCTAAACCTTCTGAAGATTCTTGGAAATGGCCACAGGCATTTACTTATGTACAATTGTCAG GAAGCTTTGTTGGTATATCAAAAGCTATCTCTGAAACAATACAATACACACTGGGTTCTCGTGCAG GTTGGAAAAGCATATTTTGAGCTACAAGACTACTTCAACGCTGACTCAACCTTTACTCTTGCTCATCAAAAGTATCCTTATGCTTTGGAAGGAATGGATACGTACTCCACGGTTCTTTAT CACCTGAAAGAAGAGATGAGGTTGGGCTATCTGGCTCAGGAGCTGATTTCAGTTGACCGCCTATCTCCAGAATCCTG GTGTGCTGTTGGGAACTGCTACAGTTTGCGTAAGGACCATGATTCTGCTCTCAAAATGTTTCAGAGAGCTATCCAACTGAATGAAAGATTCACATATGCGCACACCCTTTGTGGTCACGA GTTTGCTGCATTGGAAGATTTTGAGGGTGCAGAGAGATGCTACCGGAGGGCACTGAGCATAGATACAAGACACTATAATGCTTGGTACGGTCTAGGAATGACCTACCTTCATCTGGAGAAATTTGAGTTTGCGCAGCACCAATTTCAACTGGCTCTAAAAATAAATCCAAGATCTTCAATCATCATGTGTTACTATGGAATTGCTTTGCATGAGTCAAAG AAGAACGATGAGGCGTTGAATATGATGGAGAAGGCTAGACTCACTGATGCGAAGAATCCGCTCCCAAAGTATTACAAGGCTAACATATTAGCCAGCCTCGGTGATTATCACAAAGCCCAGAAAGTTTTAGAAGAGCTCAAAGAATGTGCTCCTCAAGAGAGCAGTGTCCATGCGTTGCTTGGcaatatatacaaacaactaAAGCTATATGACAAAGCTGTGTTACATTTCGGCACTGCTTTGGATTTGAACCCTTCTCCATCTGATGCTGTCAAGATAAAG GCTTACATGGAGAGGCTGGTAATACCAGACGAGTTGGCAATGGAAGAGAATTTGTAG
- the LOC109130794 gene encoding uncharacterized protein LOC109130794 translates to MTKQHRSEQSTDDPTTDSKRFKWPPNLARGHLEICVEEKRKGNWQSKCLTEIGRMNLRAEFFKRFGLDWKYDKFRNRLDTVKRQHESYKRVIPDSSELRFCEQTGAIEMPFSWWENLIKEKPEAKTLRNYPIRDIPLIEQLFSEETISVGDDGWQHHDRASHLPFEANSVEDIELNNSPEAQNSEQPHNNGKRRRQIFMTLPDEIKKIEYLERMTGKKNSFQVDVLKAIAVDKLF, encoded by the exons ATGACAAAGCAACATAGATCGGAACAATCTACAGATGATCCAACTACTGATAGCAAAAGATTTAAGTGGCCACCTAATTTGGCTCGTGGGCACTTGGAAATCTGTGtagaagagaaaaggaaaggGAATTGGCAAAGTAAATGCTTAACAGAAATTGGTAGGATGAACCTTAGGGCtgagttttttaaaaggtttggGTTAGACTGGAAATATGACAAGTTCAGGAATCGTCTAGACACCGTTAAAAGACAACATGAATCATACAAGCGGGTTATACCTGATTCATCTGAACTGAGATTCTGTGAACAAACTGGAGCAATCGAAATGCCTTTTTCTTGGTGGGAAAATTTAATCAAG GAAAAACCTGAAGCGAAAACTCTTCGTAACTATCCCATAAGAGATATTCCACTTATTGAACAACTTTTTTCTGAGGAGACAATTTCAGTTGGTGATGATGGTTGGCAACACCATGATAGAGCAAGTCATTTGCCTTTTGAAGCAAATTCTGTTGAAGATATTGAGCTTAACAACTCTCCCGAAGCTCAAAATTCTGAACAACCTCATAACAATGGTAAGAGG AGACGACAAATCTTCATGACACTTCCGGACGAGATAAAGAAGATAGAATACCTAGAGAGAATGACGGGCAAAAAAAACTCGTTTCAAG TTGATGTCCTCAAGGCAATAGCTGTGGACAAACTCTTTTGA
- the LOC104765470 gene encoding uncharacterized protein LOC104765470: protein MEKNIPISKKLWNIVRFVMYILHKGISKQKLLADFNATLKRGKNLMFHNHRRVPAASSVTSSQPRKEYEFSCSDTPNYSFPFNIAAFKKKSHHNSLFSCGHAPPTLDDDTSASRAVLELLNGVGDHDQQGSNTPGALSVEVLTALSPYLPGFGRSSPSVRPLRVTDSPFPLREDGDVTNGHVDKAADAFIKKFYKNLNQQKKMIEFSPN, encoded by the coding sequence atggagaagaatatACCAATAAGCAAGAAGCTATGGAACATCGTACGTTTTGTCATGTACATCTTACACAAAGGCATTTCTAAGCAAAAGCTCCTCGCTGACTTTAACGCCACTCTCAAGCGCGGTAAGAATCTCATGTTCCACAACCATCGCCGCGTCCCAGCAGCCTCATCCGTCACGTCGTCCCAGCCACGGAAAGAATACGAGTTTAGCTGCAGCGACACTCCTAACTACTCATTCCCCTTTAACATTGCCGCtttcaagaagaagagtcaCCACAACAGCCTCTTCTCTTGTGGTCATGCGCCACCTACCCTCGACGACGACACTTCGGCCTCCAGAGCCGTCCTTGAGCTGCTGAACGGCGTGGGAGATCATGACCAGCAGGGAAGTAACACGCCCGGGGCTTTGTCCGTTGAGGTCTTGACGGCTCTATCTCCTTACTTGCCAGGTTTTGGACGGAGTAGTCCGTCAGTGAGGCCTTTACGGGTAACGGACTCACCGTTTCCGCTACGGGAAGATGGTGACGTGACTAACGGACATGTTGACAAAGCAGCGGATGCgtttataaagaagttttacAAGAACTTGAATcagcagaagaagatgattgagtTCTCacctaattaa